One genomic region from Bacteroidales bacterium WCE2008 encodes:
- a CDS encoding penicillin-binding protein 1C — MTRRRKIILYAAAVLAVAYMLCLPRNLFKGTVYSTVVEDRNGELLGAHIASDGQWRFPPSDTIPERYKTALIQFEDRYFRYHPGVNPVSIIRALAGNIKAGHVTSGGSTITMQVIRMSRGKERNLWQKLIEAVLATRLELRCSKNRILAMYAAHAPFGGNVVGLEAASWRYFGRPSSQLSWAEAATLAILPNSPSGVHPGKNRDKLLEKRNRLLHNLLDAGKIDAETYELAVGEPLVMQPHPLPRLAPHLTDNYYLTDGGKTIRTSIDAGLQRQVCAVADRWSRDFAKTGVGDLAAVVVDVHTGEVLAYCGNADPDRERPGRLVDIASAPRSTGSILKPMLYCALLQEGQMLPGTLLPDIPININGFSPQNFDRQFSGAVHAGEALARSLNVPAVHMLREYGVPKFLDLLRASGMTTLDRSAADYGLSLILGGAEGRLVDITRMYAGLSRSYQTKDSTFALNDKAAIWHTLDALKEVNRPDEIDWHLIRSVRRVAWKTGTSYGFRDGWAVGMTPDYAVGVWAGNAQGEGVPGLTGARTAGPVMFDIFNLLPVGDWFEEPLPSDYIRAEICPQSGHLRSLNCPQADTLHLPKRALRSSPCPYHTPDGSFVLPPGMEWYYRQNHPEYHGAVRGTVATMEFIYPDSGSTIFIPRQIDGSVKGAVFHLAHRDRDATVYWHMDNGYLGETRHIHQMTLSPSPGHHVVTVVDGSGNTLSVSFNVAE; from the coding sequence ATGACAAGACGCCGAAAGATAATTCTGTACGCGGCGGCCGTCCTGGCCGTCGCGTATATGTTGTGTCTCCCGCGGAACCTTTTCAAAGGCACGGTCTATTCTACGGTAGTCGAGGACCGCAACGGAGAACTGCTGGGAGCCCATATAGCTTCCGACGGCCAGTGGAGATTTCCGCCGTCCGACACTATTCCCGAGCGATACAAGACGGCCCTGATCCAGTTTGAGGACCGGTATTTCCGCTACCATCCCGGAGTAAACCCTGTTTCCATAATCAGAGCCCTGGCCGGGAATATCAAGGCCGGTCATGTCACCAGCGGAGGCAGTACGATCACCATGCAGGTCATCCGCATGTCCCGCGGCAAAGAAAGGAATCTGTGGCAGAAGCTGATCGAAGCTGTGCTGGCGACAAGGCTCGAGCTGCGCTGCAGCAAGAACCGGATTCTGGCCATGTATGCAGCCCATGCCCCTTTTGGCGGCAACGTCGTCGGACTGGAGGCGGCATCATGGAGATACTTCGGCCGTCCTTCGTCGCAGCTATCATGGGCAGAAGCCGCAACTCTGGCGATTCTGCCGAACTCGCCGTCCGGAGTCCATCCGGGCAAGAACAGGGATAAGCTGCTTGAGAAGAGGAACCGGCTGCTCCATAACCTGCTGGATGCAGGGAAGATTGATGCAGAAACCTACGAACTGGCTGTCGGAGAGCCCCTGGTAATGCAGCCGCACCCTCTTCCACGCCTGGCGCCTCATCTGACTGACAATTATTATCTGACCGATGGAGGGAAGACCATACGGACGTCGATAGATGCCGGGCTCCAGAGGCAGGTCTGCGCTGTTGCGGACAGATGGTCTCGAGACTTCGCGAAAACCGGAGTCGGAGACCTGGCGGCAGTTGTCGTAGATGTCCATACGGGAGAAGTTCTCGCCTACTGCGGCAACGCTGATCCGGACCGTGAACGTCCGGGAAGGCTCGTCGATATCGCTTCGGCGCCGAGAAGCACCGGCAGTATACTCAAGCCTATGCTATACTGCGCCCTGCTTCAGGAGGGCCAGATGCTTCCGGGTACTCTGCTGCCGGATATTCCGATCAATATCAACGGCTTCTCTCCGCAGAATTTCGACCGTCAGTTCTCCGGCGCTGTCCATGCCGGAGAAGCTCTCGCCAGATCGCTGAACGTCCCGGCTGTCCACATGCTGCGGGAATATGGTGTCCCGAAATTCCTTGACCTGCTCAGGGCAAGCGGTATGACGACTCTGGACCGTTCCGCTGCGGATTACGGTCTTTCTCTGATTCTCGGAGGCGCTGAAGGGCGTCTTGTCGACATTACCCGGATGTACGCCGGTCTCTCCCGTTCGTATCAGACGAAGGACAGCACTTTCGCGCTTAACGACAAGGCGGCTATCTGGCATACTCTGGATGCGTTGAAGGAGGTCAACCGTCCGGATGAGATAGACTGGCACCTTATCCGTTCGGTGCGCAGGGTTGCATGGAAGACGGGGACCAGCTATGGATTCAGGGATGGTTGGGCCGTCGGCATGACTCCAGACTACGCTGTAGGAGTCTGGGCGGGAAATGCCCAGGGAGAAGGGGTCCCGGGGCTGACCGGAGCAAGGACCGCCGGACCTGTCATGTTCGACATATTCAACCTGCTGCCTGTCGGAGACTGGTTCGAAGAACCTCTGCCGTCGGATTATATCCGGGCGGAAATATGTCCCCAGTCCGGTCATTTGCGGAGTCTGAACTGCCCGCAGGCGGATACCCTGCATCTTCCGAAACGGGCTCTGCGCTCGAGTCCATGTCCTTACCATACTCCTGACGGCTCGTTCGTGCTGCCGCCGGGGATGGAGTGGTATTACCGGCAGAACCATCCGGAATATCATGGCGCCGTACGCGGGACTGTCGCGACGATGGAGTTCATATATCCCGATTCGGGCAGTACAATCTTTATTCCGCGGCAGATCGACGGTTCAGTCAAGGGAGCGGTCTTCCATCTGGCCCACAGGGACAGGGATGCCACCGTTTATTGGCACATGGATAACGGCTATCTCGGGGAGACCAGGCATATCCATCAGATGACTCTTTCGCCAAGTCCGGGGCATCATGTCGTAACGGTGGTAGACGGTAGCGGGAATACTCTTTCTGTCTCTTTTAATGTGGCAGAATGA